One region of Coleofasciculus sp. FACHB-T130 genomic DNA includes:
- a CDS encoding phage holin family protein: MMGTLFTWVATALSLLIVDLLVPGVNIATFPAALIAAVAIGLVNAGVKPTLSLLSMPLNFVSLGTFSLVVNGICFWVASILVPGFSMHGILAFLLAPVVLSFANTFISKYFAERNAGVLTGSSSDLKTQG; this comes from the coding sequence ATGATGGGAACGCTTTTTACCTGGGTAGCTACGGCTCTTAGCCTACTAATTGTTGATTTACTTGTTCCAGGTGTTAATATTGCTACATTTCCTGCTGCTTTAATTGCTGCTGTAGCGATTGGCTTGGTCAATGCTGGAGTTAAGCCGACTCTATCTCTCCTATCTATGCCGCTTAACTTCGTCAGCTTAGGAACATTTTCGCTCGTCGTTAACGGGATATGTTTCTGGGTGGCTTCAATTTTGGTTCCCGGATTTAGTATGCATGGGATTTTAGCTTTTCTGTTGGCACCCGTCGTTCTATCTTTTGCGAATACTTTCATCAGCAAATATTTTGCTGAGAGAAACGCGGGTGTACTAACCGGCAGCAGTAGTGACTTGAAAACTCAAGGTTAA
- a CDS encoding YqaE/Pmp3 family membrane protein, whose translation MKLLRILAGLLVPPLGIFLTVGVGPTLFINILLTVLGWLPGSIHAVWVIVKHEERMAGGENVY comes from the coding sequence ATGAAATTACTCCGGATTCTGGCTGGTCTTCTCGTGCCTCCTTTAGGCATTTTTCTGACAGTTGGTGTTGGCCCAACTTTATTCATCAACATTTTGCTTACGGTTCTGGGTTGGCTTCCCGGTAGTATTCATGCAGTTTGGGTAATCGTGAAGCACGAAGAAAGAATGGCTGGAGGAGAAAACGTATACTAA
- a CDS encoding DUF4385 domain-containing protein has translation MPFDYTLDFKAIDFRSSPELYRVGKGEQGVLLVEPYKSEILPYWRFKTPEIARESSEKIYQMFLDYLEQDDFVGADMARKFLQMGYTRSRRYANHKSGRKFKSNPQKETSKEALLQARKDILPNEVDPVKAESAAIFKEKWMQAKINEKYLQLLAKHKQMYE, from the coding sequence ATGCCCTTTGATTACACTTTAGATTTTAAGGCAATCGATTTTCGCTCTTCTCCCGAACTTTATCGAGTGGGTAAGGGCGAGCAGGGGGTGCTTTTGGTAGAACCCTACAAATCAGAAATTCTTCCCTACTGGCGCTTTAAAACTCCAGAGATTGCCAGAGAATCGAGCGAAAAAATTTACCAGATGTTTCTGGATTACCTAGAACAAGATGATTTTGTTGGCGCTGATATGGCACGGAAGTTTTTACAAATGGGTTATACGCGATCGCGCAGATATGCCAATCATAAAAGCGGCAGAAAATTTAAGTCAAATCCTCAAAAAGAAACTTCTAAAGAAGCCCTGCTTCAAGCAAGGAAAGATATTTTACCCAATGAAGTAGATCCGGTGAAAGCTGAATCAGCCGCAATCTTTAAAGAGAAATGGATGCAAGCAAAGATAAATGAGAAATATTTACAGCTTTTAGCGAAGCACAAACAGATGTACGAGTAA
- a CDS encoding signal peptidase I produces the protein MPSNVVVGNAHSEGANRSGWFLGHFINPIDDIRSTSSLEVKWGIHPAGDGRSEWAMNEEATTLSILIKGRFHVKFPEQEVLLSREGDYVLWSPGVPHSWSAESDCTILTVRWPSKLGDSVAVS, from the coding sequence ATGCCGTCTAATGTTGTTGTTGGGAATGCTCATAGTGAAGGTGCAAATCGTTCTGGTTGGTTTCTCGGTCATTTTATAAACCCAATCGATGACATTCGTTCGACTTCCAGCCTAGAAGTGAAATGGGGTATTCACCCAGCAGGAGACGGTAGATCCGAATGGGCAATGAATGAGGAAGCAACGACACTTTCTATCCTGATTAAAGGACGATTTCACGTTAAATTTCCAGAGCAAGAAGTCTTATTATCTCGTGAAGGCGACTACGTTCTCTGGTCTCCAGGCGTGCCCCATTCTTGGTCTGCTGAGTCAGATTGTACCATTCTGACTGTCCGCTGGCCCTCAAAGTTGGGAGATAGTGTAGCAGTTAGTTAA
- a CDS encoding VOC family protein, with product MLSSPQSVNTALSAGDLRRVHHIALNVHDLQASRHFYGGILGLYELTGEEVPTTLRSLVASGKVTNFVTPDGTVLDLFWEPDLPPPDNDPHRAFTRANHLAFDIDPQLFERAVEVLKQNQVPIDHGPVSRPTGRGIYFYDPDGFLIEIRCDPEETKRESI from the coding sequence ATGCTATCTAGCCCCCAATCCGTCAACACTGCCCTTTCCGCAGGGGATCTGCGGCGAGTCCACCACATTGCCTTGAACGTCCACGATTTGCAAGCTTCCCGCCACTTCTACGGGGGTATCCTGGGTTTGTACGAACTGACGGGTGAAGAAGTGCCGACCACATTGCGATCGCTTGTAGCATCAGGCAAAGTTACCAATTTCGTCACCCCCGATGGTACCGTCCTCGACTTGTTTTGGGAGCCGGATTTGCCACCCCCAGACAATGACCCGCATCGCGCTTTTACCCGCGCCAATCACCTCGCCTTTGACATCGACCCGCAGTTGTTCGAGCGGGCGGTCGAGGTGCTAAAACAAAATCAAGTGCCCATCGATCATGGCCCTGTCAGCCGTCCCACCGGACGAGGCATTTACTTTTACGACCCGGATGGATTCCTGATTGAAATTCGCTGCGATCCAGAAGAAACTAAAAGGGAAAGTATCTAG
- a CDS encoding histidine kinase: MPNNKIKEQITTDLHQAKETGQLRAERIREIVQSAVSQVGSEFKEGSSELRSIVKDAVSVVLENLQDKGGELKEEVTATIEGAVEGFSHLRHRNIAKTQAEVKQLQAQLDNEENELQQEIDKLLVDIEESGKDTSPSTKTALESAINNLKNSDEVASLKERYAQLQAQLAILRANLAARYGGRAEDVKGYLDEAKHWYDRSRPQAEIMVQRVEQKRSQVEEKLGDAGVAIAKKERQVRQILSELLRTAADAIREKEHVSKSGTPKDSHH; encoded by the coding sequence ATGCCTAATAATAAAATCAAAGAACAAATTACAACCGATCTCCATCAAGCTAAAGAAACAGGACAGCTCAGAGCAGAGCGGATTCGGGAAATTGTTCAATCTGCTGTATCTCAGGTGGGTTCGGAGTTTAAGGAAGGTTCCAGCGAACTTCGCTCAATTGTTAAAGATGCGGTTTCTGTGGTTCTGGAAAACTTGCAAGATAAAGGTGGCGAACTCAAAGAAGAAGTCACGGCTACGATTGAGGGAGCGGTTGAAGGCTTTAGCCATCTAAGACATCGAAATATTGCGAAAACGCAAGCAGAGGTTAAACAGCTACAAGCTCAACTGGACAACGAAGAAAATGAACTCCAGCAAGAGATTGATAAACTGCTAGTAGACATCGAAGAATCTGGTAAAGATACCTCGCCTTCTACCAAAACTGCTCTGGAGTCTGCGATTAATAATCTCAAAAACAGCGACGAGGTCGCATCGCTGAAAGAGCGTTATGCTCAACTGCAAGCTCAACTAGCGATTCTCCGAGCGAATTTAGCTGCACGTTACGGGGGACGCGCCGAGGACGTGAAAGGGTACCTGGACGAAGCGAAGCACTGGTACGACCGTTCTCGCCCTCAAGCTGAAATAATGGTTCAGCGGGTAGAACAAAAGCGATCGCAGGTTGAAGAAAAACTGGGTGATGCTGGGGTAGCGATCGCTAAGAAAGAACGTCAGGTACGTCAAATCTTGAGTGAGTTGTTACGAACAGCAGCAGATGCAATTCGCGAAAAGGAACATGTCAGTAAATCAGGGACTCCTAAAGATTCTCACCATTAA
- the petJ gene encoding cytochrome c6 PetJ — protein MRKLLTVLLLTFAVLIAFRVPAIAADTVNGAKIFSVQCAGCHLNGGNIIRRGKNLKLKALKRNGMDNVEAIASIVANGKNNMSAYKDRLSEQEIQAVSAYVLEQAEKDWRS, from the coding sequence TTGAGGAAGCTACTAACCGTCCTACTTCTAACATTCGCTGTGCTAATTGCCTTTCGCGTTCCAGCTATAGCCGCAGATACTGTCAACGGTGCCAAAATATTTAGCGTCCAATGTGCAGGTTGTCATCTCAACGGCGGCAATATTATCAGACGCGGGAAGAATCTGAAACTCAAGGCATTAAAACGAAATGGCATGGATAACGTGGAAGCGATCGCGTCCATCGTCGCCAACGGCAAAAACAATATGTCCGCCTACAAAGACCGCCTCAGTGAACAAGAAATCCAAGCTGTTTCCGCTTACGTGTTAGAACAAGCTGAAAAAGACTGGCGCTCTTAA
- a CDS encoding leucine-rich repeat domain-containing protein yields MSEPQQQQSPIFNSFADWCLHKDSLSEAARHTVEVLLEEADTWDCYEADLILSYCTELDLSSNEITDLNPLSGLTNLTQLYLHNNWITDLSLLSGLTNLTQLSLGEEINDLSPLSRLTNLTQLNLYFNKITDLSPLSGLTNLTQLDLGSNQINDLSPLTGLTNLTQLNLYYNKITELSPLSGLTNLTQLDLGSNKITELSPLSGLTNLTQLHLNSNQITELSPLSGLINLTQLHLNSNQITELSPLSGLTNITHLHLYNNQITELSPLSGLTNLTQLGLGGNQITELNPLSGLINLTQLYLRGNPVFNRSLLRSLQEKWRTFSTKPIDFQKAKKAIKSVYARIGREEPEVLFYRSPQAGCTQLFNLLKLDNTPEEQRFEKLKSLLVWGESLSKQLQWFLEGLPCQALWNHIRNEIAPEQIELELTAGDEEGWWELDELINHSLELIGADSSSFDADDFYPVTPTDLFTQVYATEFYVSSLGVTLDQKTREAFDCLNQLFEHCGLIFPFEKVCVVCDRPTKLLFDNQDRLHAEGEPAIQFADGWHTGYYYHGVKLPEKYGKLHPHQWQAQWILEEDNAELRRVLIQGIGYARICQELQATELDSWQEYTLLKLDADIDGFELDDFDDDAPQKEPIHLLKMTCPSTGFIHAMRVPPDITSARAAIRWINWDIDPEDFSVQT; encoded by the coding sequence ATGTCTGAGCCACAGCAACAACAAAGCCCAATTTTTAACAGCTTTGCTGACTGGTGTTTGCACAAAGATAGCCTCTCAGAAGCAGCAAGACACACAGTTGAGGTGCTGTTAGAGGAAGCTGACACTTGGGACTGCTATGAAGCGGATCTGATACTTTCATACTGCACAGAGCTGGATCTCAGCAGTAATGAAATTACCGACTTGAATCCGCTTTCTGGGTTAACCAACCTCACCCAACTGTATCTACATAACAATTGGATTACCGACTTGAGTCTGCTTTCTGGGTTAACCAACCTTACCCAACTGTCTCTTGGTGAAGAGATTAATGACTTGAGTCCGCTTTCTAGGTTAACCAACCTCACCCAACTGAATCTCTATTTCAATAAAATTACCGATTTGAGTCCACTTTCTGGGTTAACCAACCTCACCCAACTGGATCTCGGTAGTAATCAAATTAACGACTTGAGTCCTCTTACTGGGTTAACCAACCTCACCCAACTGAATCTCTATTACAATAAAATTACCGAATTGAGTCCACTTTCTGGGTTAACCAACCTCACCCAACTGGATCTCGGTAGTAATAAAATTACCGAATTGAGTCCACTTTCTGGGTTAACCAACCTCACCCAACTGCATCTAAATAGCAATCAAATTACCGAATTGAGTCCACTTTCTGGGTTAATAAACCTCACCCAACTGCATCTAAATAGCAATCAAATTACCGAATTGAGTCCGCTTTCTGGGTTAACCAACATCACCCATCTGCATCTCTACAACAATCAAATTACCGAATTGAGTCCGCTTTCTGGGTTAACCAACCTCACCCAACTGGGGCTTGGTGGTAATCAAATTACCGAATTGAATCCGCTTTCTGGGTTAATCAACCTCACCCAACTGTATCTCCGAGGTAATCCAGTTTTTAATCGAAGTTTGTTGCGATCGCTTCAAGAGAAATGGCGCACTTTCTCAACGAAGCCGATCGATTTTCAAAAAGCCAAAAAAGCTATCAAATCTGTCTATGCAAGGATTGGCAGAGAAGAACCAGAAGTTCTTTTTTACCGTAGTCCACAGGCAGGGTGTACTCAACTATTCAACTTGCTCAAACTAGACAATACACCGGAAGAACAAAGATTTGAGAAGCTGAAATCCCTGCTTGTGTGGGGAGAGTCACTATCAAAGCAGCTCCAATGGTTTTTGGAAGGACTTCCGTGTCAAGCGTTGTGGAATCATATCCGGAATGAAATAGCGCCAGAGCAGATAGAACTAGAGCTGACAGCAGGAGACGAAGAAGGATGGTGGGAGCTGGATGAATTAATTAATCATTCTCTAGAACTCATCGGAGCTGATTCCAGCTCTTTTGATGCAGATGATTTTTATCCAGTAACTCCTACAGACCTTTTTACACAAGTCTACGCAACTGAATTTTATGTTTCTTCGTTAGGTGTCACTCTTGACCAAAAGACGCGGGAAGCATTTGACTGCCTGAACCAGCTTTTCGAGCATTGTGGTTTGATTTTCCCGTTTGAGAAGGTCTGTGTAGTATGCGATCGCCCTACTAAACTCTTGTTCGATAACCAAGATCGCCTCCACGCCGAAGGTGAACCCGCGATTCAGTTTGCCGATGGATGGCATACGGGATATTATTATCACGGTGTGAAATTGCCTGAAAAATATGGCAAATTGCATCCCCATCAATGGCAGGCGCAATGGATTTTAGAAGAAGACAACGCCGAACTGAGGCGAGTATTAATTCAGGGAATTGGCTATGCACGAATCTGTCAAGAATTACAAGCAACTGAATTAGATTCCTGGCAAGAATACACTTTGCTAAAACTTGATGCTGATATTGATGGTTTCGAGCTTGACGATTTTGATGATGATGCTCCTCAAAAAGAGCCAATTCACTTGCTAAAAATGACTTGTCCTAGCACTGGTTTCATTCATGCTATGCGAGTGCCGCCGGATATTACATCGGCTCGTGCAGCGATTCGCTGGATCAATTGGGACATCGATCCAGAAGATTTTTCCGTGCAAACCTGA
- a CDS encoding alpha/beta fold hydrolase, with translation MTRKRLFSLIVALLLIALSWWGVAAARTGLVTRTFSDTFSDKGLPMLYVAPEGFEQGSEKIPGVLVAHGYAGSKQLMLGYAHVLAHAGYAVMLWDFGGHGANPAPLQRDSLQQDLNVAYAALLEQPEVDPSRLALLGHSMGSGAVMSAGIRNPDRFAATVAVSPTGAGVTPSIPRNLQLQAGSWEGGFVKNAQRLLAAAGGENDNFAGGRARSLVIIPNAEHITILLRNISHQAARTWLDATFRIQSSSNYIDRRMAWYALHLLAWLLFLFAIAPAVADPATTPKPKVHPLQSWLGSLLAPFLASASLLLLSRMGEIDSLGGVLVGGAIGIWFFVAGVVWLGILLRLQRPTLRALGIGLGLFVLLWVGFGAMAQSVWLQWWLIPARLKLWPLLSLACLPWFLASGVAQQDTGVLSRVAWWLWQSVLLVGGFILAVYLVPQLGFIYLLLPLFPLAMGIFSFAGSQLNNVWSYALGSALFFGWAIVAAFPLAS, from the coding sequence ATGACTCGCAAGCGCTTATTTTCGCTAATTGTGGCGCTGTTACTGATTGCACTTTCCTGGTGGGGGGTAGCGGCGGCACGGACTGGATTGGTGACGCGAACATTCTCAGATACATTCTCAGATAAAGGGTTGCCGATGCTGTACGTCGCACCAGAGGGTTTTGAACAGGGTTCTGAGAAAATACCCGGTGTGCTGGTGGCGCACGGCTATGCGGGTTCTAAGCAATTAATGCTGGGCTACGCGCACGTTTTGGCGCACGCGGGGTATGCCGTGATGCTGTGGGATTTCGGCGGACATGGCGCGAATCCAGCACCCCTCCAGCGCGATTCACTTCAGCAAGACCTGAATGTGGCTTATGCTGCCCTGTTGGAGCAACCAGAGGTCGATCCTAGCCGCTTGGCGCTGCTGGGGCACTCAATGGGGAGTGGTGCGGTGATGTCGGCGGGTATCCGCAATCCCGACCGCTTTGCGGCAACGGTTGCCGTCTCACCGACGGGTGCGGGAGTAACGCCTTCTATCCCGCGCAATCTTCAGCTACAAGCCGGGAGTTGGGAAGGTGGATTTGTGAAGAATGCCCAGCGGTTGCTGGCGGCGGCGGGAGGAGAAAACGATAACTTTGCTGGGGGAAGGGCGCGATCGCTCGTTATCATCCCGAACGCCGAACACATCACTATTCTCCTCCGCAATATCAGCCACCAAGCTGCCCGAACGTGGCTCGATGCTACCTTCAGAATTCAGAGTAGCAGTAACTATATTGACCGCCGGATGGCTTGGTATGCCTTGCATTTGTTGGCATGGCTGTTATTCCTTTTCGCCATTGCCCCTGCTGTTGCTGATCCGGCGACTACACCCAAGCCAAAGGTGCATCCGCTACAAAGCTGGCTAGGTTCGCTTTTAGCTCCCTTCCTTGCCAGCGCTTCACTCCTATTGCTGAGCCGGATGGGGGAAATTGATAGCTTGGGTGGCGTCCTCGTCGGCGGTGCAATCGGAATTTGGTTTTTTGTGGCAGGCGTCGTCTGGCTGGGGATTCTCTTGCGCCTACAACGTCCTACACTCAGGGCGCTGGGGATAGGCTTAGGGCTGTTTGTACTGCTTTGGGTGGGTTTTGGGGCAATGGCACAGTCGGTGTGGCTGCAATGGTGGCTAATTCCAGCACGTCTAAAGCTTTGGCCTTTGCTGTCGTTGGCTTGCCTTCCTTGGTTTCTAGCGTCGGGAGTGGCGCAACAGGATACCGGGGTACTCTCACGGGTAGCGTGGTGGTTGTGGCAAAGCGTGCTGCTAGTAGGCGGCTTTATTTTGGCGGTGTACTTGGTTCCGCAACTTGGTTTTATCTACTTGTTGCTGCCGCTATTTCCGCTAGCGATGGGTATTTTCTCCTTTGCTGGCAGCCAACTTAATAATGTGTGGAGTTATGCACTGGGGAGTGCGTTGTTTTTCGGTTGGGCGATCGTTGCTGCTTTCCCGCTCGCAAGTTAG
- a CDS encoding aldo/keto reductase has protein sequence MNLPESSRLQFTPDLNICRVLNGMWQVSGAHGRIDSKAAIQNMFDYMDAGFTTWDLADHYGPAEDFIGEFRRQLVASRGEEALSNLQAFTKWVPRPTKITRKLVEDNINISLKRMGVDSLDLMQFHWWDYRDKNYLDALKYMAELQEEGKIKHLALTNFDTERLKIITEAGIKIVSNQVQFSLIDRRPLVNMVQFCQENNIQLFAYGTLCGGLLSEKYLGQPEPRAGELKTASLRKYKNMVDAWGGWNLFQELLSVLQEIAQKYGVNISNVAVRYILEQPAVAGAIIGARLGVSEHIEDNARVFDLILDAEDDRRMNAIAQQSRDLYQVIGDCGDEYRR, from the coding sequence ATGAACTTACCCGAATCAAGCAGATTACAATTTACCCCAGATTTGAATATCTGCCGCGTACTCAATGGAATGTGGCAAGTGTCAGGCGCACATGGAAGAATTGACTCAAAAGCTGCGATCCAAAATATGTTTGATTACATGGATGCAGGCTTCACCACTTGGGATTTAGCCGACCATTATGGCCCCGCTGAGGACTTTATTGGAGAGTTCCGGCGGCAATTGGTAGCAAGTCGTGGTGAAGAGGCGCTGTCTAACTTGCAAGCTTTCACAAAATGGGTGCCAAGACCCACTAAAATAACGCGCAAGTTGGTAGAAGATAACATTAATATTTCCCTAAAAAGAATGGGAGTTGATTCCTTAGACTTGATGCAGTTTCATTGGTGGGATTACCGCGATAAAAACTACTTGGATGCGCTCAAGTATATGGCAGAACTCCAAGAGGAGGGAAAAATCAAGCATCTAGCTTTGACAAATTTTGATACAGAACGGCTGAAAATTATTACCGAGGCAGGTATCAAAATTGTGTCCAATCAGGTGCAGTTTTCTCTGATTGACAGGCGTCCTTTAGTGAACATGGTGCAATTTTGTCAAGAGAATAACATCCAGCTTTTTGCTTACGGGACACTCTGCGGCGGCTTGCTGTCAGAAAAGTACCTGGGACAACCAGAACCGCGAGCAGGAGAACTGAAGACGGCTAGCTTGCGAAAATACAAGAATATGGTAGATGCGTGGGGTGGCTGGAATTTATTTCAAGAGTTACTTTCTGTCCTCCAAGAGATTGCCCAGAAGTACGGGGTAAATATCTCGAATGTGGCGGTGCGTTATATTCTAGAGCAGCCAGCAGTCGCCGGTGCAATCATCGGCGCACGGTTAGGAGTGTCGGAGCATATCGAAGACAATGCCAGGGTGTTTGATTTGATACTAGATGCAGAGGATGATCGGCGAATGAATGCGATCGCTCAACAATCGCGCGATCTATACCAGGTCATCGGTGACTGCGGCGACGAGTACCGACGATAA
- a CDS encoding M3 family metallopeptidase: MSANAIITDNPLLIGKGLPPFDAIKPEHVVPGMTQLLAELEQELATLETQVEPTWSGLVDPLQQLVERLTWSWGIVGHLMAVKNSPEIREAHETVQPKVVQFSNKLNQSKPLYEAFKALQSSNAWDSLESAQKRIVESAIKDAELSGVGLEGEKRDRFNAIQLELAELSTKFSNHVLDATKAFSLTLTNKEEVDGLPPSLVSLAAQTARAAGEENATPENGPWRITLDFPSFGPFLQHSTRRDLREKLYKAYISRASSGELDNTPLIERILELRQEKAKLLGFDSFAKLSLARKMAPSVEAVEGLLDELRGASYDAAKKELEELKAYAASKGAAESSDLKHWDISFWSERQREEKFAFSAEELRPYFPLPQVLDGLFSLVKRLFGITVTAADGQAPVWNEDVRYFQIADETGNAIAYFYLDPFSRPAEKRGGAWMDECLVRAKIIEAGTPTTRLPVAYLVCNQTPPVDGKPSLMTFGEVETLFHEFGHGLQHMLTKVDYPGAAGINNVEWDAVELPSQFMENWCYDRPTLMGMAKHYETGETLPEHYYQKLLAARNYMSGTGTLRQLHFSLVDIELHHRYQPGGNETVADVRNRIAKTTTILSPLPEDAFLCGFGHIFAGGYAAGYYSYKWAEVLSADAFAAFEDAGLEDETAVASTGKRFRDTVLALGGSLHPMEVFKSFRGREPSTEPLLRHSGLAVASR, translated from the coding sequence ATGAGTGCAAACGCCATTATTACTGATAACCCGTTACTCATCGGCAAAGGGCTGCCCCCGTTTGATGCCATCAAGCCGGAACACGTCGTTCCGGGGATGACGCAGCTACTGGCTGAACTAGAACAGGAACTTGCCACCCTAGAAACCCAGGTAGAGCCGACTTGGAGCGGTTTAGTCGATCCCCTCCAACAACTGGTAGAACGCTTAACCTGGAGTTGGGGGATTGTCGGTCATTTGATGGCTGTGAAGAATAGCCCCGAAATCCGCGAAGCGCACGAAACCGTGCAGCCAAAAGTGGTGCAGTTTTCCAACAAGCTGAACCAAAGTAAGCCGCTGTATGAAGCATTTAAGGCACTGCAAAGTAGCAACGCTTGGGATAGCCTGGAATCAGCCCAAAAGCGGATTGTAGAATCAGCGATCAAGGATGCCGAACTTTCCGGTGTTGGGTTGGAAGGAGAAAAGCGCGATCGCTTCAACGCCATTCAACTCGAATTAGCAGAACTTTCTACCAAGTTCTCTAACCACGTCCTCGACGCCACTAAAGCATTTAGCCTGACCCTCACCAACAAAGAGGAAGTTGACGGCTTACCGCCCAGTTTAGTGAGTCTAGCCGCTCAAACTGCCCGTGCTGCTGGCGAAGAAAATGCCACCCCTGAAAATGGCCCTTGGCGCATCACCCTGGATTTTCCCAGCTTTGGCCCTTTCTTGCAGCACAGTACCCGTCGGGACTTGCGCGAAAAGCTTTATAAAGCCTATATCAGCCGTGCATCGAGTGGCGAGTTAGATAACACCCCACTCATCGAGCGCATTTTGGAACTGCGCCAAGAAAAGGCAAAGCTACTCGGTTTTGACAGTTTTGCCAAGTTAAGCTTAGCCCGAAAAATGGCTCCCAGCGTTGAAGCAGTTGAGGGGCTGCTAGATGAACTGCGCGGCGCTAGTTATGATGCTGCTAAGAAGGAATTAGAAGAATTAAAAGCTTATGCTGCTAGTAAAGGAGCCGCAGAAAGCAGCGACTTGAAGCACTGGGATATCAGCTTTTGGTCGGAACGCCAGCGAGAAGAAAAGTTCGCCTTCAGTGCAGAAGAGTTACGCCCTTACTTCCCCTTACCGCAAGTGCTAGATGGGCTATTCAGCCTCGTCAAGCGGTTATTTGGAATTACCGTCACGGCGGCTGATGGTCAAGCCCCAGTGTGGAATGAGGATGTGCGTTACTTCCAGATTGCCGATGAAACAGGCAATGCGATCGCATACTTCTATTTAGATCCTTTCAGCCGTCCAGCCGAAAAGCGCGGCGGTGCCTGGATGGATGAGTGCCTCGTCCGTGCCAAAATTATCGAAGCTGGCACCCCCACCACCCGCTTACCCGTTGCTTATTTGGTCTGCAACCAGACTCCCCCAGTCGATGGCAAACCTAGCCTGATGACCTTTGGTGAGGTAGAAACCTTATTCCACGAATTCGGTCACGGCTTGCAACATATGCTGACCAAGGTGGATTATCCTGGTGCGGCAGGCATCAACAATGTGGAATGGGATGCGGTAGAATTACCCAGCCAGTTCATGGAAAACTGGTGCTATGACCGACCCACTTTGATGGGAATGGCGAAGCACTACGAAACCGGGGAAACCTTACCAGAGCATTATTACCAAAAGCTTTTGGCAGCACGCAACTACATGAGCGGTACTGGCACGCTGCGGCAATTGCACTTTAGCTTAGTTGACATTGAACTGCACCATCGCTATCAACCGGGTGGCAATGAAACTGTGGCTGATGTGCGGAACCGCATTGCCAAAACCACAACAATTTTGTCCCCTCTGCCAGAAGATGCCTTTTTATGCGGGTTCGGACATATCTTTGCTGGCGGCTATGCGGCGGGTTATTACAGCTACAAGTGGGCTGAAGTTCTCAGTGCTGATGCCTTTGCAGCTTTTGAAGACGCTGGTTTAGAAGATGAGACGGCTGTAGCTTCTACAGGTAAGCGCTTCCGCGACACCGTGTTGGCGCTGGGTGGTAGCTTGCACCCGATGGAAGTGTTCAAGTCCTTCCGGGGACGCGAACCGAGTACGGAGCCTTTACTGCGTCATAGCGGCTTAGCCGTGGCGTCACGTTAA